AATATGTCAATACGAAGACCTCGGCTAACCCATTGTAGCCGAGTGGATATGGTCCGCCGGTATACATCCAGCCGAAGAGAATACCGGTCAGCCCGATGGTGAGAATCGGCCAGCCGCCGCGCAGGATCAACGGGACGGCAAAGATAACAGCGAGAGCAAAGGCGACGACAGTGCCCGCGAGGACGGCATTTGGAGAGAGCAGTCCGGCTTGGGTGACACGAGTGGGACCGAGCCGTTCGTGTGTGTCGGCGCCCTTCTTGAAATCGCTGTAGTCGTTGGCGAGATTTGTTCCGATTTGAATGCATGTAGCGGAGAGCAGAATCAAGAGCGCGATACTCCACGAGAACGCGTCTCGATCAACAGCGAACGCCGACCCAATAAAGACAGGCAACAGCGCGGCGACCAGCGTTTTCGGGCGGGAAGCGAGAATCCAGGCGTTGAGGTTTAATGTAGGATTGTCATACAGCAAGGTCTTCCTCACGAAGTTCGCCGCTTACAAGTTGATTAATTGAAGACCCGCCGAACAGAGAAAACGTAAAGACCAGCACACCAACCCGTCCGACGTACATGAGGGAAATGATGACAATCTTTCCGAGCGCCGACAATTCCTGTGTGATACCTCGTGACAATCCGACAGTACCGAGCGCGGAAGCGACTTCAAACAGCATTTGGTCAATCGTTCCCTTTGAAACCCACAAGACGAGGAAAGTGCCAAGCATAAGGAGAATCGCATATGTTCCGACAGTGACCACTGCGACACGCACGCGCTGAGCGGGAACCTTTATTCCCCAGAACACAACTTCATTAACTCCATGCAAAGCGCTGCGGATAGCGCCTAACGTTGTCACAAAAGTGGTGCTCTTTATTCCACCGCCTGTGCCCGAAGGCGACGCACCGATTATCATAATCAGCACAATAAGGAAAGCGAATGCCGCAGACATTTTGCCGATCGGGATGGAATTAAAACCGACGGTCGTGGAGGCCGTCATGCATTGAAAAGTACTGGCAAGAACTCTCTCCTTGAGCGGTAATTTGGCGACTTCCGGCTCTCCGAAGAAAAGCATCACCGAGCCGATGATGAAAATGAGCGCTGTCGCAATAAGAATCACGCGGGAAGTAAAAGAGATGCGCGGCGCTTCATCAGCAGCCCAGCGCACAAAGTCAAACAGTACAATGAAGCCAATTGCACCGAGATAGCTCAGCACGCCGATAACGACATTAATGCCAGTGTTTCCAACATAGGTTTCCAAACTGTTGTCAAAGAGCGAGAAGCCGGCTGTGCAAAACGCGGAAACACTATGGAAGACGGCATTCCAAAGGGGATTAGGCGCACCGGCCTGTTCAAACATCGGGTAGAGCAGTCCGGCTCCGATGACCTCAATCAAGATAGTCATCAAGACAACGGCGGTAAGAAAACTCTCAATGCGCTCATTACTGGTCAAGGCGAATGCGGACTCGGAAACTTTCTTGCGAAAATGCGGCAGTCTGCCGTTGTTGCCGAATACATAGAGAAACGACCCAAATGTCATATAACCGATTCCGCCAAGCTGAATCAGCAGGAGTATCGTGATTTCACCGATCCACGTATAGGCTCCAGACGTACTGACGGGAGACAGACCTGTTGTAGAAACAGCAGAAACGGAAACAAACAAATTGTCGAGAAAGGTCACCGCACCGGGCTCATGCACATAGGGCAAACTTAGAACAAGAGCGCCAACAACCATGTATAGTGCGTAGCCGATGGCGAGTACAGTGACAGGTCGCAGATGACGATACTTTAGAAGGGCAATTGTCGACAGATTATGGGCAACGTTGGAGACCACGATACCTCCGTGATGTGCTTACGGCAGTCTCTTGAACTTCGAAAAATCCGGCTTGCGCTTTTCTTTATAGGCGTTGCGGCCTTCCTGCGCTTCTTCGCTCATGTAGTAAAGCAGAGTTGCGTTGCCGGCGAGTTCTTGAATGCCCGCTTCGCCGTCGGTTTCGGCATTGAACGCGGCTTTCAAACAGCGCAATGCCATGGGCGACATGGCGAGCATCTCCTGACACCATTGCACAGTCTCTTCTTCGAGCTTGTCGAGCGGGACGACGGTGTTGACCAAGCCCATGTCGAGTGCTTGCTGTGCGGTGTATTGACGGCACAGAAACCAGATCTCCTTGGCTTTCTTGTGGCCA
This portion of the bacterium genome encodes:
- a CDS encoding 1,4-dihydroxy-2-naphthoate polyprenyltransferase — encoded protein: MYDNPTLNLNAWILASRPKTLVAALLPVFIGSAFAVDRDAFSWSIALLILLSATCIQIGTNLANDYSDFKKGADTHERLGPTRVTQAGLLSPNAVLAGTVVAFALAVIFAVPLILRGGWPILTIGLTGILFGWMYTGGPYPLGYNGLAEVFVLTYFGVLAVAGTAFLFTLEWETAAFLLGLIPGILACGLLAVNNVRDEHTDRKAGKRTPVVRFGRTFGKIEFAATLFLPYVILLLMSGSLSTAAVLLPLLAIPLCVSPLRAVWSKEDGPSLNRALAHTARHMLAFGILLSAGLVL
- a CDS encoding potassium transporter KtrB; translated protein: MVSNVAHNLSTIALLKYRHLRPVTVLAIGYALYMVVGALVLSLPYVHEPGAVTFLDNLFVSVSAVSTTGLSPVSTSGAYTWIGEITILLLIQLGGIGYMTFGSFLYVFGNNGRLPHFRKKVSESAFALTSNERIESFLTAVVLMTILIEVIGAGLLYPMFEQAGAPNPLWNAVFHSVSAFCTAGFSLFDNSLETYVGNTGINVVIGVLSYLGAIGFIVLFDFVRWAADEAPRISFTSRVILIATALIFIIGSVMLFFGEPEVAKLPLKERVLASTFQCMTASTTVGFNSIPIGKMSAAFAFLIVLIMIIGASPSGTGGGIKSTTFVTTLGAIRSALHGVNEVVFWGIKVPAQRVRVAVVTVGTYAILLMLGTFLVLWVSKGTIDQMLFEVASALGTVGLSRGITQELSALGKIVIISLMYVGRVGVLVFTFSLFGGSSINQLVSGELREEDLAV